The Borrelia sp. P9F1 genome includes the window TTATAAAGGATTAAAGCGTAGTGGAACTCATTAGCATAAAGACTCGCTTGAATAAGTAGAGATTGCGTGGCTTGATATTAATTACTTGCTTTCCTTCATGCTCAAGATTTTCTATGATCTGGTTAATAGCATTTGATAAATCTTCAGAACTATTAAAACTTCCAGTAGTCATTACTCTCATAAACTCTCCTTAAAGTGATTCTTTACTTTGCGACTTAATCTTATACTTAATAAGAACAATTTCCTTGCTAAGAAGCTTAAATAATGCCTTGTAACGAGCTTGAGTCAACTTAGGAAACTTTTCTTTTATATTCTTGTATTCAAGTACGTCAATAAGAATAGCCTTGCTAAGTAAAACCTTTTCTAGTATAAAGGATAAAATAGCAGAGTTCTCACCAATGGTGTCTTTACTCTTAAATGGGAGTTGTTTGTTAAGTCTATCAACCTCTTCGGGAATAAGTGTGTTCTTAAGGAAATCTTTATCAGCGGAAGGCGTGTTCTTAATACCAGCAATCTTCACTTCGCCTTTTTTATCAAGACCAGTAAAGTGATCAAAGAACTCCTTAATCATTTTTCCATTAGATTTAACATTATACCCATTCTGAGCTAGTATTTTTCTAAATTCATATTTAAGCTCCTTTATGTTGAAAAGCTTGCCGTTGTTGTTAAAGGAGTCAATGGCTACGATCATAGATTCTTTAAATGAGTCAAAGGTCTTAGCACGCATGATCTTTTTTTGGTTAGTTATTTTAGGATTAAGAGAAGATTTACAAAGCCAAGCAAGCATTTTTTTACTTATTTCCAGTTTTCTATTTTGTTTAATATATGCAATTTTAAGATGTAAGTCAGTAAGAACAAGAGATCTGGTTAGTTTAAAATCCCTATAGCTTTGAGAAGCCGACTCATCATTAACATGCCCCAGAATCTCGGCAACTCTTGGGAGTATTTCTTTACTCCCCAGCGTATCATTAAAATAGCCTTCACGTTTTAAGATAATGGCTGTATAAATAACTCTGAAGTCAGAAGTAGTAAATTTGGAATCAAATAGTTTAGCAATCGGGTTCCTGAGCATATTGTTAATTTCAGTCTCCCGAAACTCATTATCTTCCCAACGCTCTCT containing:
- a CDS encoding protelomerase family protein, producing MTKNTHSGNVSNLNNFTENLIKEIRSLDAYLHNGIIDAKTYKLKLNGRAKAFLNLLKGNSTYSPHYVKVTITKIRKTIRDFNQEHPILNYFKLSRDEYNQLAQDTLTKTKERNIHKQSFNQTEILTLTKELLLSHRFEFLYLGILLASGRRRLEVIVGSFSDDDQDEYTVLFQGQLKTKDPKRFNTPYPIPLTIPRSLFLNAYNTFTSTALYKDLRERWEDNEFRETEINNMLRNPIAKLFDSKFTTSDFRVIYTAIILKREGYFNDTLGSKEILPRVAEILGHVNDESASQSYRDFKLTRSLVLTDLHLKIAYIKQNRKLEISKKMLAWLCKSSLNPKITNQKKIMRAKTFDSFKESMIVAIDSFNNNGKLFNIKELKYEFRKILAQNGYNVKSNGKMIKEFFDHFTGLDKKGEVKIAGIKNTPSADKDFLKNTLIPEEVDRLNKQLPFKSKDTIGENSAILSFILEKVLLSKAILIDVLEYKNIKEKFPKLTQARYKALFKLLSKEIVLIKYKIKSQSKESL